aaagGAGAGAGTGAAAGTTCAAGGTCAGGTCTGCTGGGTCTACAGCTGGTTGCCTTTCATGTTGTTCACTGTTTTCCCTGGTGCTCTTGATGAGTCTTGTCTGTAACCCCACAGTTCACAGTGTTACTTGAGGCCGCCCCATCCTGACAGAGCCCCTAGTAGGGGTGCCTGTGAACCCCGGCAGGCAGGGTCACCTGTGTCTTCCCATCCCATCTTAGCTAGCCTTTCGTAAGAAAACTCACTCGGGGCAAGCCTTTCACTAAGGTTTGACATGCATTAGCTTATTCAAACTTCATAGCAGCAGTGTTGTTCTTATTTGACAGGAAAAGACTGAAGTTTGGACAAGTTGagtgatttgtccaaggtcacatccACTAGGTGCACATGCTGGGTTCTAACCCAGTCTGTCTTGTCCAAGTCCTTCCTTCATCCTTGGTTTTGATTTCAAACCTTGCCCATTCCAGTATAAAGAGGCTCCTAGATCCCGTCCTCCTCCAGCAGCAGGTACGAGGATGTACACAGATGGTACAGCAGAAGCCATTGGGTAAAGAAGAAGGACTTCCCAGTCCAGGGTTTGGTGAAACACCACTCCTAGATTGGTTAACATGGAAAATGACTTTCTCCTGAGTTGGGAGTTACCAAGGCTGTCCCTTTGATTGGTGAAGACCTGCTGTGCCTAAATGTGGCTGCCTGAGCTACAGAAGCCCTTGAGAACCCCGAAACCTTCAAGCTTCCTACTAAATGGCTGCTGCCTGGTGTTGCACCCCTGGTACTCCACATCTTTACCCTATACCTCTGGTGCTCACTCAGCAGTCACCCTCACAGCTTTGCTTTGGACCACCCTGACTAACCTTCCCTTGCTGTCTCTATAATGTAGAGACAAGGGCCCACCTGTTTCTGCAATTACTCAATGGCTTGACCTTGGCTTGGGATGGAAAGCTGCCTAGTGGCCCCCTGTACTTTTTCCTCAGCCCACCCCACTTCCAGTTTGCACTTTCTCCTAGGAGCTCATGAGAGTTCACCTCTGAGCCTGAACTTGTCTCTGCTTGGATTCCCCTACCTAGACCTCCCTCCACCAAGGCTTGTGGATCCTGGTGACATGTGAAGCCGTGTATGGGTGGAGCTGTCTGAGTCACATCTAAGCAGCAGCTTTGCCCAGGTGTGGCTGTCAGCCAACTCAAGCAGTCTACCTCTTCCTCTTTGCTGGGAACAACCTGCGGAGGTATCCTTACCTGGTGAAAAACCCTTGCTCCTAGGCACCATTTGGGCAAGAATTTCACTGTGCAAATTCAAGATCAAAGGGCTCTAAGCCAAATGGAATGGGCTCCTCTAAGCCCATGGTGCTGGCCCCAGGGGTTGATAGAAGCCCTCTGTGTTCTCTGTGGTCCAACCAAAGTCTCAGGACCTCACTGATTTGCATTTGGCCTTTTACTGTCTTTCTGAGGTCCCATGCAGGACAGATGTGAAAAGGGAAGATTGTTTGTTAATCCCCAGGTTTCCTGCTGGGGAAATGAGAGAGTGTAATATAAGGTTTAAGTGGGGGACTTCTAAGACTCCCCCGCTGGGTGCCTGAACTCACACATAGAACTGAACCTTATATTACCATATTTTTCCCatacatccaaacaaaaatgtaaGGTCTCTTCCATCTTACCATATCCTCCACTTACCCCACACGATGGCCCTAAATTTGCAATTTTACGTGCAGCAGTGGAACTAATACAAATTTATCTTTGTCACAATTTCACAGATAAAAGATTCTTACTGTAGCTGTTACCAACCTTtgcataagatttttttttctttccttaagaaCTTCCATCTTTTCACATAAAGGAAGCACTTTATTGCTTCTCATTGACATATACACAAATGGTAAGCATCAGTAACTTTGCACTTTGGGGCCATGACTCAGTTAAATAAAGGTACTCAACcacaagcactgtgataccaCAGCAGTTGACCTGATAACCAAGTTGGTTACTAACATGACTAACAGAAGGGTAGCATATACAAGGTGGATCTGCTGGACAGATGTATGATTCATATCCCCAGCAGGAAAGAGTGGAACAGAGCTCTTTCAACACACTACTCAGAAtgcaacaatttaaaatttatgaattgtctATTTCTGGAAAGTTCCATTTAATATTTGCAGACCACAGTTGACGACAGGTAACTGAAACCTTGGAAAGTGAAACTGTAGGTGGTCTAGGGGAGACTATTGTCCTGTAAGGACAACTCTTCCCAGACTTTATTGTGGACAGTGTTAAAATACTGAGTAGGTCAGCAGTGGGGCAGAGATGATGCATTTCTCACAAGCTCCAGGAAATATCATAGCCAGAGGTCTGTGGATCacaatttaaagtaaaaagactGTAAGGGGCTCGCCTTTCCCCCAAAGTCACTTCTGACCTAAAAATCCATTTCTCCTGGGGGAATGGAGTGCCTCCTTTCACAATTAAGAAGTCAAAGTTAGAGTCCAGATGCCTTGTGAGAAGAAGCTAATGACATCAGTATTGTGACCCTGTGGGGCACTACTGCCTTCCTCTTGTATAGTATACCTGGGCTCAGAGAGGCAAGTTACACGCCCAGAATCCCACAGCCATCCAATGGCAGGCTAGCTTTGGAAATGCCCATTCTTAACCACCAGACTTTACCATATTCCAGAAGTATGCACTTACTAGACTGAATTTATTGGGAGGACAAGGGGACATGTGATGCAGGACTACTTTGATTTTGAGtgatggaaaaaaaattcaagctgAGTTCTCTATTGACTCACATGGCTAAAAAAGCCCAGGAGTAATGCCTTCATGCATACCTGGATTTGAGGGTCTGCTATCTTCCCTGTTGCATCTTTCTCAAGTAGGCTCCCCTTCCAGTTGGCTAGAGATTACACAGCAGGTGTAATCCTCTTACTCAACAATCCTAGCAACAAGGTTAGTTTAGAGTATTCCACCATTGATCCCAGCAATCCTACACCTGACTCCCATTGGCTCAAAGTAGATCATATATTCATGCAGAAACAGTCAGCTGTGGCTATAGCAGGGAGCAGTTGTGGGGACTAGTCTGATCGCCTGGGGCCTAAGTCCTATGGTTATCCCTGAAGCTGGGGTGTGGGTCTATCCAAGAGGAGAAAGGGGTTGGCTCCTGGGTCAGTGAGGTGCTTACTCCAGCAGAGGAATGTCCTTGCAGACAGAAAAAGATGTCCAGCACAAGTGCAGTCCTTTGGTTCTTCCTCTGAGACTAAACTGGAGCAGGGGAGGTGTTGGCAGTGGGCAGACAGGGGTTGGGTGAGAGAAGAACTGAGACAGTCACTGGCTTTGTGGAGCAGAGGCTGGTGTGAGGGTCCAGGGAAAAGTGGCATGGAGGGAAACAGGTATGACTGGCGGTCTCTCTGTTCCCAGGAAAGCTCCAGCCATGGCCATGGGACTCTTCCGGGTGTGCCTGGTGGTGGTGACAGCCATCATCAACCACCCACTGCTGTTCCCACGGGAGAATGCCACGGTCCCCGAGAACGAGGAGGAAATCATCCGCAAGATGCAGGAGCACCAAGAGAAGCTGCAGCTGGAGCAGCTACgcctggaggaggaggtggcacGGCTGGCAGCCGAGAAGGAGGCCCTTGAGCTGGTGGCAGAGGAGGGCCAGAAGCAGCCCGAGGGCCAGGCAGGCTGGGACCTGTGGAGCACTCTCTGTATGATCCTCTTCCTGATCATTGAGGTATGGCGGCAAGACCACCAGGATGGGACCTTGCCTGAGTGCACGGGCAGCGACGAGGACGAACTGCCAGGGCTGGGGGGTACTCCACTGCAGGGCCTCACCCTGCCCAATAAGGCCACATTGAGCCACTTTTATGAGCGCTGTATCCGGGGTGCCACTGCCGATGCCGCCCGCACCCGGGAGTTTGTGGAAGGCTTTGTGGATGACTTGCTGGAAGCACTGCGGAGCATCTGCAACCCAGACACAGACATGGAGATGGAGGACTTCATCGGTGTGGACAGCATGTATGAGAACTGGCAGGTGGACAGGCCACTGCTGTGTCACTTGTTTGTGCCCTTCACACCCCCAGAGCCCTACCGCTTCTACCCAGAACTCTGGTGTGCCAGCCGTTCTGTGCCCCTAGACCACCAGGGCTATGGCCAGATCAAGGTGGGACTAGCTGACGGAGACCCCCTGGGCTGTATCTGTGGCAAGAGCAAGCTGGGGGAAGACATGCTGTGTCTCCTTCATGGCAAGAACAGCGGGGTGCATCCCAGCAGTGAGATGGAGGACCTGCTGTGTGCCAAAGAGTCCCCATACTTAGATACCACGCGGGTCATGAAGTGGTTCCAGATAGCCCTCACCAGAGCCTGGCATCGTATTGCCCACAAGTATGAGTTTGACCTCGCCTTTGGTCAACTGAACACTCCAGGGTCTCTCAAAATCAAGTTCCGCTCAGGGAAGTTCATACCCTTCAACCTGACTCCCGTGATCCAGTATGACGACTCAGACCTGTACTTTGTCTCTCATCTTCCCAAGGAGCCCTGGGGGGATGAAGGGGGTGGAGCAGGGACCCCAGCCTCCGGCACAGAATGGCTTCTCTCCTTTGCTGTCTATGAACGACACTTCCTCCGGATGACAACAAAGGCACTTCCCGAGGGTGCCTGCCACCTCAGCTGCTTGCAGATCGCGTCCTTCCTGCTCTCCAAGCAGAGCCGCCTTACAGGCCCTAGCGGGCTGAGTCACTACCACCTGAAGACGGCCCTGCTGCACCTCCTGCTGTCACAGCGGGCCACCGACTGGAAAGCTGCACACCTCAACGCACGCCTGCATGAGCTCTTCTGTTTCCTGGAGAAGAGCCTGCTGGAGAAGAAGCTCCATCACTTCTTTGTGGGCAACCGCAAAGTGCCCGAGGCCATGGGACTCCCTGAGGCCGTGCGCAGGGCTGAGCCTCTCAACCTCTTCCGGCCTTTTGTCCTGCAGCGGACTCTCTACCGTACCACTGTGGACTCCTTCTATGAGATGCTCAAGAATGCCCCGGCGCTCATCAGCGAGTATTCCTTACACGTTCCCACCGACCATGCCAGCCTGCCCCCAAAAGCTGTCATTCTGTAGAGCATGTGGGATTTGAGGGCCAGGAGGGAGCACATCCCACATTTACACACCACTGGGGCACTGCGATCCCAGTCTGGAAAGGCGGCAGGCTTGGAGGGGAGCTACGGCTCAGCCTGCCAGGAAACCAGGTCCTACAGAGTGGAGGAAATAGAATTCCAACTGACCACTGGTTTGCTTTCCTGCCATTGGAGCCCATTGGTGAAGTTGTCATTTGGGGACAGATCCTTTATAGCTTACTTTTGGATCACCATGATTGGCAAGACAATGGCAGAACATTCTAGACACTGAGTTGGAGAGATTGAAAACAGGGATTGTAGTGTAATCCTGTTGGCATCCCAGTTGCAGTCTATGCTTCATATCAACAGAAGATCTATGGGAATGCTGCTTGGGACCCAGCACCCCATTCCCAGGAACGGTTGGCCCTAGCCATCTTCAGCCAAAGAACAAGTAGGAATAGGGGTGGAGTCCCACAGTGACTGTCACTTTATAGTATTTGGAGAAAAGACTCAGTAGAGATTCGAAGCCCCAGACATTAGACAGCTAATGTCTCTGTCACACAGAAATGGGTACTTGGTGGTGGAGAGTTTCAAGTTGGCTGAATTTTTGGCCATATTTCTCATTCAGGTACATCTGCATGCCATTTACCATGCCAGGGGTCAGCTCAGCAGCCCCTcacctctctctgttctctccaCAGCTCGGGCTCTGGTCATCACTGTGGTGGGGGGAGGCAAATGCTAAATGTGAACACTGACCTAGAGAAAAAGAGGCATGGGGTGACTGGGGCAAGGGACAGAGCTTGGGTTCCAGGGTACTGGGGTATGCCTTTCAGTCTGGCCCAGTTCAGAGAAAATTACAGAGCTGCCCTGGCGTGAGGACTGCCATAGCCTGAGTGGTCCCCAGATCCCAGTTCTAGGCAGCAGGCTTGGAAGCAAGAGCTGCTTAGAAACCCAGGTCTGCCCCACCAGCTCATTCCTCCCTCCCAATTCTCCACCTCAAAGGGGCCTGCGCACTGCACTAGCCCAACCTTTCAGCATGGGCCTTGCTGACCAGACCTAAGAGCTGATTGGGGACTTGGGCAATCACCCCTGGGGGCCATGGGCCTTGGACAGGCACCAGAGCTAGAGACTAGAGCTGGGCTCCTGTCCAGGCTAGGTTCAGAGGATCAGGATCCTCTTTTCCACTTGGACTTCATTGGCCCTTTGAGATTTCCTCAGCATTATCTCGGCAACATTTGTCCAGGGCCAAGGGGGAAGCAAGAATGAGGAACACAGCTGCACCAGTGTTCTCCCTCCAGGATTGAAGCTGGTTGTGCCTCCCAGGCAACAAAATCTTGAGTGTGTCCAGGCTCACCATGACCTAAAGAAAGTAGCTCCTTCCCCTAGGCCCAAATATGCTCTCACCTGGCCACAGAAAGCTTGAGATGATGGACTGTTTGCCCACCAGAGTTAATTCATGGTGGGGAGGCTCAGCTGCAATCAGGGTAGCAAGGCTGTACCACTGCACATGCGCAGTCTGCCTCTTCCCCAGCCTCACAGCAGCAACGGTGCCCCCAGGAATGAACTTACTCAACTGTGGCTCTAACAGCATCCCTGAGCCCCACTGGTTCCGTGGATTCTTTTCCAGAATCAGGGCAGATGTTCTTATTTATTGTTGCCTGTGCCTTTCCCCCTCTCTATCCTTATGCAGTTGTGCTTTAAAGAGAGACCAGCAACCAAGAACTAGCTTCCAGAAGCCAAACCAAGCCTGGATCTCCCTCAGTTCCCCTTTGTCTCTGGGAGAAAAGTTCACTGGAAAAATACCTCTGGCTCCTTGTTTATATACAAAACTCGGTGGGGAAACAGTGGCCTGTTATGCACCAAAGCTGCTTCTGAAGCAGAAAGCAGCAGGGCTCTTGGTGTTTTGTGCTGCcttatttatattaaaagaagaattaaattctcacaaggagtaAAAATGGGACACAGCATTTGTTTTTAACTTCAGGAAATGTGTGAGGCTCCCAGGGCAGAGTTGGGGACAGGGGTGGATTTCCTATTAAACAAGCAGCTTTCATTCTCCTTTTATTCATACACTTTcaggaagcttttaaaaataacaaaatggaataTTTGTGCCTTTGAGGCCAGCTTTTGCCCTGCCTACAGAGTTCCAGAAAGGGCCTTTGAAAGCCAACCATGCAGTGGATTCTAGCACAGAGCTGATAAATGTGCAAAGATGTAGGTGCTGGAAGTAACAAGAAGCTTTTGGTGTTTGAGAGAGTTTTGTAACTGGAGGAGCCCTAGCCCTCTGGAGCACATGGGCCTTTCTGCTAAGGATGCCCCCTTGCTCTCTGAGGACTCTTTCCCTTCCCAAAGATACTGTGCAGAGTATCCCAGGACTGTGTTTGCTATACCTCTTTGGTAAACTGGGTAGGGCCAAGAGATTGGTAAGTTGGGAGAGGGCACTACATCCTCAAAAGCCCCAGCCCCTCTGCATTGATTAGTTTTCcttaattataatgaaatattcaATGCAGGATATTGAGGAAAAGAAGAGGTGTATTTCATTCACAGTTTGAGAGGGTCCAAATTCAAGATTGGATGGCCCTACTTGTTTGGCCTCTGGTAAGGGCAACAGATGGtgtcacatcatggtggccaaaTGTAAGAGCAAGCACTCAGAGCAGAGAGTTAGATGCGGCCAGGCTGAGGCTTATATAACAATCTTTATGAGAACTAACCAGAATCCCATGagaactaccttaatccctttcaaGGCCATAGCTCCTTGGATCTGAAGACCACCCAGTAGGCCcttcctcttaaaggttccaatACTACCATCCTGTGGACCAAGCTTCCAATGGAGGAACataacatccaaaccatagctctctctctctgtgccatGCTGAAGCACCACTGGTTTGAAAACCCAGAACTAGCTAGCATGTCAGTTCATCATCAAGAGTGTCAGCAAAGTGACCTGGAGAGTTTGCCCAGACCCAACCATGACCCTTCATGGTGCCCAGGATCCATTCTGAAATGACCACGTAAGGCTGTATTATTAAAGTGTTCCTCAGGTGACTGGTAGTATCTTAGTTGAGGAAGTTTTCCCACTTCCTTTCCAAACGAAAAGTCAAACTCAAGTGGGGCTGGGTACTGTGGCTCAAGACACTTATCCTAGcagcttggaaggcagagatccagaagatcgtggtttgaggccagcctgggcaaaacattcaCAGGGCCTCACCTCAACCAATcgccaggcatggtggcgcatTGTccttcccagctacttggggacacacaaataggaagatcatggtccaggcaaaCCAAGGCataaattgagaccctatctcaaaaataaccaacacaaaaagggctggcagagtgcctgaagtggtacagtgcctgcctagcaagtgcagggtccttagttcaatccccagtaccaacaaagaaaatagaaagaaaatccaAATGGGCTGCTTTTCCTACAGGAAGATGAGCTTGGGAGAGACTGAGGAGCCCACTGACGATGGGTTCTCATGGCATCCACTACACCACAGCTTCCCCTGAGCATCCCATGCTCCTGGTGGATGAGGAGACAGCAGATGGAAGCATGATTCCTAGCAGGTGTTAAATCCACAAGCCCCTATCAGGAGCCTTATGTACAGGAGGCCCTGTGGAGGGTAGGAAAGTGAATGGGATGGAGCCTATGCCAATCTCCCAAGTACTCATCTGTGAAAAGTGCCACAGGGCTGGTGGGCTCCAAGGAGACCACTTCTCTAACCACATCACCTGAGACAGCTTTCAGTGAAATCTAGGAATTGAATCCCAGAATATGCATGTTACAAGCTTCCCTGGGTAATTCTAGAAGTCCCGAAACCACTGATACCTGGGGTGACTCGAGACAGCCTCATGGTGTGTGCCAGCCTCCCTTTATACTTATGCTAATGCCCACCAGCCCATGTCAGTCCCAAAGTGGGTGCTGGTACTGTCTTCCCCATTTTccacatgaagaaactgagggttGAGTGACCTGTCTCAGGTCACACAGGTAAGTAGCAGTCAAGATTCCAACCAGGCAGGGCTGGTATGTATGTTGGCAAAGCATGGCAAAGAAGGTTGAAAAGGTGGAGGGGTGGGACCAGggaagtggctcaaatagtagagtgcctgcttagcaagtgtgaagccctgagttcaaactccagtgctgcaaaaaaagaaaataaggcatgGAGTGGGCTGAACCATGAAAGCTTTGAATGCTGATCTGAGATGAATTTGGACTTCAAGCAATAGTCTGAACTAGTGGCGATTTTTGAGTGAGACAGTAACTCAGTCTTCCCAGAGCTGTGGAGTCCTTAGTTATGGGATCAGTGCCATGTGAGGTGCTGGAGGGTATGAGGCCGTCCTCCAGAGCAGGGTTGGTGACAACTATGACAGTGGTCAGTGAATGTCCAGTCTTTCCAAGGCTGTGATTCAGGACAGTCTCATGTTCCATCTCGTCTCCACCTCCTAGGATAGAGCTGGAAGGTTGTTTGGGTTGGCCAGATGCAAGTCCCCTTAGAGAGAGCAAGAACCATGGCCAAGAGGAAAAATAAGAGCCTTCAACTGATCTCATCCCCATCTCATTTCACCCCCTCCTCTCTGctcaggaggaacatggtttaGACTTAGCTTTTCTCATTACCATGTAAAGAtagcttatttttttaactagttatgtatatatatatatatatatatatatatatatataaagcaacaCAGTCATGCTAAAAAAGAAAGCTCAACCACTGACAGAAAAACCAAGTAACATAAAAGCTTCCCACTCCTgaatgagttcaatccccagagtgAACTTAACTAGTATTAACCTTGTATATCCTTCCAgaaggtttttgtgtgtgtgtcacatcTGTGTATACCTCCCTTTTGCTCTTTCTTATGTAAATGATGTCACATCGTCTGACTTTCCCTGAACATCTTTTGAAACACTGGGCTCTACCTTATTCTTTAAAACAGCTGCTCACTATTTCACTGTGTATATGCGTATCCCCTAATTTACCCAACCTCCTCTCCTGAGGttatctctgcttttttttttttttttgctcttataGACAACACTGGAATGAACATCTCTGAGCACCAAGCCTATTGTAAAACAATTCTAGTAATCACTATATTTTGTCCTTGGCAACTTTTTGTATGTGGATATACCACTAAGCAtcttcccatcaaaagacactgatgtCAGGGATTTATTCAATCGCCATGATTCAAAGAGTAAGACAAAGGCATTTAACTAAGCACTGAGCAACAAATGTGTTGCACCTGGGTCAGGCACAATGAGGGGAAGAAAAGTATAAGATAAAGGCTCTGTCCCCAAGGAACTGGTCTATTAGGAAGTAGTATAGAATAAGTCAGATCCATGAAGCAAAGAAAGTAACTGAAAGTGAAGTTGTGTGACTGTGAAGCCTGCCTGAGGGGAATGAGAACAGGCAGATCTGCTTTGAGCTTAACAATTTTAGCTCCCTTCTCCCCAAAGGAAACCAAATTCATCTAATTGTTTGTTCTGTCTCCCAAATGCTTATATGTCATTCATCTGAGCCAGGGCTTGTTTAATTCCACCTACAGCATGGGGCCTAGCTTTTTGGCTGAAAATATCATTTGCCATCCCTCTGATGTTCCTCTATAGCCctacaaagaaatcaaaataaaactcaGCAACAAATTATCTCCCAGCAAGATGAAACCACAAACTTTGGAGGTGTTCAGAGACATTTCTTAGCTCTATGGGGAAAAGGCAGATCAAAAAAGTGCAAAATGAGATTTGCAAGACAGAAGTAGGGATAAGGAGTTGGGAGGCATTTGGCCCCATCTGTTTCTGACCCACAGACCAGTGatatttttagtttctcttaGGGTAACTTTATTTCAAATAGAAATAGAGAGCAAAGACCCACTTCCTCTTTCCTCTAACCATTCACTCTTGGCTATGTTCCCAACTGGCCCAGCTCCCACGATCTCACTGCTTCCCTACTCCTGGGAGTGTACTTAGGACCACAGTTCTGGGACAGTGGTTGGACCCCCAAGGATTGACAATGGCCTTTGAACTCTCCCCAAAGTCATGACTCACTTCCCCAGGGGCCTGGAGACTGCAGGCAGCCCCAAGATCTCCAGCACTGGAGACAATGAGTCAGCCCATGCATAATCCTGCTACCCCCAACCCAGGAATCAGGGCCAAGGCAGCCCACAGCAAACGCACAAAATAGACTCAGGGCCAGCTCTCACAACATCTGATTAAGTACGATTCTTAAGAAACATTCTCTGCCATTGGTTTCCTTGTGGCAGTTTAAGATTTGGCCAGGCAGGAAGCTCTGCAAGCCCCAAGCATCCAGAACAAGACAACAGTCAAGCATCCAGGGTGTTCTGCTGAGAGTTAACGACCCAGAGAGAATCAAGGAAGAGCAGGCCCCTTCCCTACCTCCATGTCCCTTCCCAATATGGAGGCCCACATGTGAGGGCCTGCCGACTAGGTATCAGATATCTCCCAGTGAGGCTCAGGCTCTAGATACTTGTGAGCTCCTTACAGCTGGATTCTTCCTTCCTGGCTACCCCAGTGGTGTTGAGACTGTTCCTCCAGTGCCTGCCATGTGTGAGTCTATCTGCCCGAGGCCCTTACCATGGGACATACAGGGTCTGTCCCCTTCCTTGGGGTCAGACATACACTAGTTGCTCAGGAAATGTTTATGGACCTCACTAGAAGGATCAGGGCACTGCCTCCAATTCGAGAGAATAGTGAGGGGGTCTCTTGCTTCCCGCTTCTGACCGCTCTGTCCTCTTAGACCCTCTGAAGGAAGCCAGAGGACAGCCAGAGCCTACACCAGCAGTTGCCATAGACACAACAGAGCCAAAGCTGGGTACCTCTGCTGCTCCAGAGACACAGTCTTCTCTTCAGACGGTAAATGGGAAAATCACCAAGACAGCTGCCTCATCATGCACTCCTTGGACTGTCCCAGGTACagccatccatctgt
The sequence above is a segment of the Castor canadensis chromosome 7, mCasCan1.hap1v2, whole genome shotgun sequence genome. Coding sequences within it:
- the Itprip gene encoding inositol 1,4,5-trisphosphate receptor-interacting protein → MAMGLFRVCLVVVTAIINHPLLFPRENATVPENEEEIIRKMQEHQEKLQLEQLRLEEEVARLAAEKEALELVAEEGQKQPEGQAGWDLWSTLCMILFLIIEVWRQDHQDGTLPECTGSDEDELPGLGGTPLQGLTLPNKATLSHFYERCIRGATADAARTREFVEGFVDDLLEALRSICNPDTDMEMEDFIGVDSMYENWQVDRPLLCHLFVPFTPPEPYRFYPELWCASRSVPLDHQGYGQIKVGLADGDPLGCICGKSKLGEDMLCLLHGKNSGVHPSSEMEDLLCAKESPYLDTTRVMKWFQIALTRAWHRIAHKYEFDLAFGQLNTPGSLKIKFRSGKFIPFNLTPVIQYDDSDLYFVSHLPKEPWGDEGGGAGTPASGTEWLLSFAVYERHFLRMTTKALPEGACHLSCLQIASFLLSKQSRLTGPSGLSHYHLKTALLHLLLSQRATDWKAAHLNARLHELFCFLEKSLLEKKLHHFFVGNRKVPEAMGLPEAVRRAEPLNLFRPFVLQRTLYRTTVDSFYEMLKNAPALISEYSLHVPTDHASLPPKAVIL